From Oreochromis niloticus isolate F11D_XX linkage group LG14, O_niloticus_UMD_NMBU, whole genome shotgun sequence, one genomic window encodes:
- the picalmb gene encoding phosphatidylinositol binding clathrin assembly protein b isoform X2, with translation MSGQSITDRITAAQHSVTGSAVSKTVCKATTHEIMGPKKKHLDYLIHCTNEMNVNIPQLADSLFERTTNTSWVVVFKSLITTHHLMVYGNERFVQYLASRNTLFNLSNFLDKSGLQGYDMSTFIRRYSRYLNEKAVSYRQVAFDFTKVKRGVDGVMRTMNTEKLLKTIPIIQNQMDALLDFNVNANELTNGVINAAFMLLFKDSIRLFAAYNEGIINLLEKYFDMKKTQCKEGLDIYKKFLTRMTRISEFLKVAEQVGIDRGDIPDLSQFTVCAPSSLLEALEQHLASLEGKKVKDSTAASRASTLSNAVSSLASTGMSFTKVDEREKQAALEEEQARLKALKEQRLKELSKRPSFATTDTSPISTTGGTISTAPAIDLFSTPSCSNGAVKMESDLFDLQPTFQPSMQSGTTGLPAATAWADPFTSTEAGDDSMPNLNPFLSKLVVDATHLPVVSSDGVSFSSRTSGHEVFGDRYNPFIDTNSSVSTNYKRTVRIEHSISDSFCGPVSIAQHLPHQAPFPTEPSSVAGLFRGYSTPQAPPQPTAGGLQVDFESVFGAKAAGSSSLNSDDITGGILKPTLAGSNQPSNQQPEKLVSDDLDSSLANLVGNLGIGNGTMKNDIHWSQPGEKRMTGGTNWQPKAAPTTTWNPVSMPPSIMAFPATTPTGMMGYGMPQQMGSMGMMNPPTMMYSQPVMRPPNPFSSVSSAQMQFM, from the exons ATGTCGGGGCAGAGCATTACGGACAGGATAACTGCAGCCCAGCACAGTGTAACGGGATCCGCCGTGTCGAAAACAGTATGCAAGGCCACCACGCACGAAATAATGGGCCCGAAAAAGAAACATCTGGATT ATTTGATTCACTGCACCAACGAGATGAACGTGAACATTCCCCAACTGGCTGACTCGCTGTTTGAGAGGACCACCAACACCAGCTGGGTGGTTGTGTTTAAGTCCCTCATCACTACACACCACCTCATGGTCTACGGCAATGAG CGTTTTGTCCAGTATTTGGCTTCAAGGAATACACTTTTCAACCTCAGTAACTTCTTGGACAAAAGTGGACTACAAG GCTATGACATGTCTACGTTCATCAGGAGGTATAGTCGATACCTGAATGAGAAAGCAGTATCATACAGACAGGTTGCCTTTGACTTCACAAAAGTGAAACGCGG AGTGGACGGCGTAATGAGGACCATGAATACAGAGAAGCTGCTGAAGACTATCCCCATTATTCAGAACCAGATGGACGCCCTTCTCGATTTCAAT GTCAATGCCAACGAGCTGACTAATGGAGTCATCAATGCAGCCTTCATGCTGCTCTTCAAAGACTCCATCCGGCTCTTTGCTGCTTATAATGAAGGCATTATCAACCTGCTCG AGAAATACTTTGACATGAAGAAGACTCAGTGCAAAGAAGGTCTGGACATCTACAAGAAGTTCCTCACTCGAATGACCCGGATATCAGAATTCCTGAAAGTAGCAGAG CAGGTGGGAATCGATCGAGGAGACATTCCAGACCTTTCACAG TTCACAGTTTGT GCTCCTAGTAGCCTTCTCGAAGCTCTAGAGCAACACTTGGCCTCTTTAGAGGGCAAAAAGGTCAAAGATTCCACTGCAGCCAGCAG GGCCAGCACTCTGTCCAATGCTGTGTCATCACTGGCCAGCACAGGGATGTCTTTCACTAAAGTCGATGAGCGAGAGAAGCAGGCAGCTCTCGAGGAGGAACAGGCTCGACTCAAAGCTCtcaag GAACAAAGGCTTAAAGAGCTCTCCAAGAGGCCTTCATTTGCCACGACTGATACATCACCAATCTCCACCACTGGGGGCACTATCAGCACAGCACCAGCCATTGATCTCTTCTCTACACCCAGCTGCTCCAATGG TGCAGTGAAGATGGAGAGCGACCTTTTTGACCTGCAGCCTACTTTCCAGCCCTCCATGCAATCAGGCACCACAGGGCTTCCAGCAGCGACAGCATGGGCAG ATCCTTTCACGTCTACTGAAGCTGGAGATGATTCCATGCCAAACCTTAACCCTTTCCTCTCAAAACTCGTTGTCGATGCCACTCACTTACCTGTCGTGTCTTCAGACGGTGTTAGCTTTTCCTCTAGGACATCTGGTCATGAAGTGTTTGGTG ATCGTTACAATCCCTTTATTGACACAAACTCATCCGTTTCAACCAATTACAAACGCACAGTGCGGATAGAGCACTCCATCTCAG ACTCCTTCTGTGGTCCAGTGTCCATTGCCCAGCACCTCCCACATCAGGCTCCCTTCCCCACTGAGCCCTCTTCTGTAGCAGGTCTATTCAGAG GATACTCAACACCACAGGCCCCTCCACAGCCAACAGCAGGGGGACTGCAAGTGGACTTTGAGTCCGTTTTTGGAGCCAAAGCCGCAGGCAGCAGTAGCCTCAATTCTGATG ATATTACTGGGGGCATCCTGAAACCGACTCTTGCCGGCTCTAACCAGCCGTCCAATCAGCAGCCAGAGAAGTTGGTGTCAGATGACCTTGACTCCTCCCTGGCCAACCTTGTGGGCA ACCTCGGCATTGGAAATGGCACGATGAAGAA TGATATCCACTGGAGCCAGCCAGGGGAGAAGAGGATGACCGGCGGCACCAACTGGCAGCCCAAGGCGGCGCCAACTACGACCTGGAACCCTGTCTCCATG CCTCCGTCGATCATGGCCTTCCCTGCCACCACACCCACAGGCATGATGGGATATGGCATG CCTCAACAAATGGGCTCTATGGGGATGATGAATCCGCCCACCATGATGTACTCCCAGCCGGTCATGAGGCCACCCAACCCCTTTAGCTCTGTGTCTAGTGCTCAG ATGCAGTTCATGTAA
- the picalmb gene encoding phosphatidylinositol binding clathrin assembly protein b isoform X1, translating into MSGQSITDRITAAQHSVTGSAVSKTVCKATTHEIMGPKKKHLDYLIHCTNEMNVNIPQLADSLFERTTNTSWVVVFKSLITTHHLMVYGNERFVQYLASRNTLFNLSNFLDKSGLQGYDMSTFIRRYSRYLNEKAVSYRQVAFDFTKVKRGVDGVMRTMNTEKLLKTIPIIQNQMDALLDFNVNANELTNGVINAAFMLLFKDSIRLFAAYNEGIINLLEKYFDMKKTQCKEGLDIYKKFLTRMTRISEFLKVAEQVGIDRGDIPDLSQFTVCAPSSLLEALEQHLASLEGKKVKDSTAASRASTLSNAVSSLASTGMSFTKVDEREKQAALEEEQARLKALKEQRLKELSKRPSFATTDTSPISTTGGTISTAPAIDLFSTPSCSNGAVKMESDLFDLQPTFQPSMQSGTTGLPAATAWADPFTSTEAGDDSMPNLNPFLSKLVVDATHLPVVSSDGVSFSSRTSGHEVFGDRYNPFIDTNSSVSTNYKRTVRIEHSISDSFCGPVSIAQHLPHQAPFPTEPSSVAGLFRGYSTPQAPPQPTAGGLQVDFESVFGAKAAGSSSLNSDDITGGILKPTLAGSNQPSNQQPEKLVSDDLDSSLANLVGNLGIGNGTMKNDIHWSQPGEKRMTGGTNWQPKAAPTTTWNPVSMPPSIMAFPATTPTGMMGYGMPQQMGSMGMMNPPTMMYSQPVMRPPNPFSSVSSAQPSAASSPSSQSPLRAPGQDPFAHLSLKDFL; encoded by the exons ATGTCGGGGCAGAGCATTACGGACAGGATAACTGCAGCCCAGCACAGTGTAACGGGATCCGCCGTGTCGAAAACAGTATGCAAGGCCACCACGCACGAAATAATGGGCCCGAAAAAGAAACATCTGGATT ATTTGATTCACTGCACCAACGAGATGAACGTGAACATTCCCCAACTGGCTGACTCGCTGTTTGAGAGGACCACCAACACCAGCTGGGTGGTTGTGTTTAAGTCCCTCATCACTACACACCACCTCATGGTCTACGGCAATGAG CGTTTTGTCCAGTATTTGGCTTCAAGGAATACACTTTTCAACCTCAGTAACTTCTTGGACAAAAGTGGACTACAAG GCTATGACATGTCTACGTTCATCAGGAGGTATAGTCGATACCTGAATGAGAAAGCAGTATCATACAGACAGGTTGCCTTTGACTTCACAAAAGTGAAACGCGG AGTGGACGGCGTAATGAGGACCATGAATACAGAGAAGCTGCTGAAGACTATCCCCATTATTCAGAACCAGATGGACGCCCTTCTCGATTTCAAT GTCAATGCCAACGAGCTGACTAATGGAGTCATCAATGCAGCCTTCATGCTGCTCTTCAAAGACTCCATCCGGCTCTTTGCTGCTTATAATGAAGGCATTATCAACCTGCTCG AGAAATACTTTGACATGAAGAAGACTCAGTGCAAAGAAGGTCTGGACATCTACAAGAAGTTCCTCACTCGAATGACCCGGATATCAGAATTCCTGAAAGTAGCAGAG CAGGTGGGAATCGATCGAGGAGACATTCCAGACCTTTCACAG TTCACAGTTTGT GCTCCTAGTAGCCTTCTCGAAGCTCTAGAGCAACACTTGGCCTCTTTAGAGGGCAAAAAGGTCAAAGATTCCACTGCAGCCAGCAG GGCCAGCACTCTGTCCAATGCTGTGTCATCACTGGCCAGCACAGGGATGTCTTTCACTAAAGTCGATGAGCGAGAGAAGCAGGCAGCTCTCGAGGAGGAACAGGCTCGACTCAAAGCTCtcaag GAACAAAGGCTTAAAGAGCTCTCCAAGAGGCCTTCATTTGCCACGACTGATACATCACCAATCTCCACCACTGGGGGCACTATCAGCACAGCACCAGCCATTGATCTCTTCTCTACACCCAGCTGCTCCAATGG TGCAGTGAAGATGGAGAGCGACCTTTTTGACCTGCAGCCTACTTTCCAGCCCTCCATGCAATCAGGCACCACAGGGCTTCCAGCAGCGACAGCATGGGCAG ATCCTTTCACGTCTACTGAAGCTGGAGATGATTCCATGCCAAACCTTAACCCTTTCCTCTCAAAACTCGTTGTCGATGCCACTCACTTACCTGTCGTGTCTTCAGACGGTGTTAGCTTTTCCTCTAGGACATCTGGTCATGAAGTGTTTGGTG ATCGTTACAATCCCTTTATTGACACAAACTCATCCGTTTCAACCAATTACAAACGCACAGTGCGGATAGAGCACTCCATCTCAG ACTCCTTCTGTGGTCCAGTGTCCATTGCCCAGCACCTCCCACATCAGGCTCCCTTCCCCACTGAGCCCTCTTCTGTAGCAGGTCTATTCAGAG GATACTCAACACCACAGGCCCCTCCACAGCCAACAGCAGGGGGACTGCAAGTGGACTTTGAGTCCGTTTTTGGAGCCAAAGCCGCAGGCAGCAGTAGCCTCAATTCTGATG ATATTACTGGGGGCATCCTGAAACCGACTCTTGCCGGCTCTAACCAGCCGTCCAATCAGCAGCCAGAGAAGTTGGTGTCAGATGACCTTGACTCCTCCCTGGCCAACCTTGTGGGCA ACCTCGGCATTGGAAATGGCACGATGAAGAA TGATATCCACTGGAGCCAGCCAGGGGAGAAGAGGATGACCGGCGGCACCAACTGGCAGCCCAAGGCGGCGCCAACTACGACCTGGAACCCTGTCTCCATG CCTCCGTCGATCATGGCCTTCCCTGCCACCACACCCACAGGCATGATGGGATATGGCATG CCTCAACAAATGGGCTCTATGGGGATGATGAATCCGCCCACCATGATGTACTCCCAGCCGGTCATGAGGCCACCCAACCCCTTTAGCTCTGTGTCTAGTGCTCAG CCCTCTGCAGCCTCTAGTCCTTCCAGCCAGAGTCCTCTCCGAGCCCCTGGACAGGACCCGTTTGCACACCTCTCTCTCAAGGATTTCTTGTAG